A genomic segment from Treponema sp. Marseille-Q3903 encodes:
- a CDS encoding GGDEF domain-containing protein → MERTQLNSDLAKLISTFLIVVVFMVIFITAINSIINRTFNSGKQNYYENANELLYSYSRLVRLQLENYRSSIGVFYIEDFLSSASDEEIHEFLKKNSYKANPDFFEIYYFDKKKNRGFFSNGNIIELNSKNYPKIEKNDFYISNIDNIPDSYENGFIIEIPVFDKSNSQKGSICASIKLSDFTEHLKNIKIGKKGSIIILDGDGRFITSSNDKLIGNKYFPSNKKYNAFSSEYIANAHAGKIESVSTKGEIIDLLFSKIKETQWTIGVVLPKADIQRMYEKNHNTKKIIFTLTFSFIFILLLIEIKKLSYFEKKQFFIKFHDPLTHLWTRQHFEKKATKILKADRDSKFMLVECDIRGFKFINQNYGEKGADKLLVFFANMLNEFAQESCGIIGHGYADHFYGFFKVDLIQKTMSVFKANLEKVTKEAKSYDIPFFAKFGISFYMPENANDKITIKELIGQASFAKSTIKDNLLTQYSVYNSRLLKKINEERFIESQMLQALEKEQFFVMYQPKISLIDEKVVGAEALVRWKSPELGLLLPSKFIPLFEQNGFIVRLDFFVYECVFKFLSKQIKNGKKIIPISINMSRNHNKPEKFMHDFLELFRKYDVPADYIQLEVIERSFMDNNTLREITTLLHKEGFSVAMDDFGSGESSLNMLTKIPVDVLKFDRDFLESSTNEDGALDDKAAGFIKILVDLSKNLEKKTVFEGVETQQQRDFLKSIECDQAQGFFYSRPLSEEDFLKFIGEHS, encoded by the coding sequence ATGGAAAGAACACAATTAAATTCAGACCTCGCAAAACTGATTTCAACTTTTCTCATTGTCGTTGTATTTATGGTTATTTTTATTACAGCGATAAATTCCATAATCAACAGAACTTTCAACTCCGGTAAACAAAATTATTATGAAAATGCAAACGAGCTATTATACAGCTATTCCCGATTGGTAAGACTTCAGCTTGAAAATTACCGTTCATCGATTGGAGTTTTTTACATTGAAGATTTTTTATCGTCTGCATCAGATGAAGAAATTCATGAATTTCTGAAAAAAAACAGCTACAAAGCGAATCCTGATTTTTTTGAAATATATTATTTTGATAAAAAGAAAAACAGAGGATTTTTTTCAAATGGAAACATCATTGAACTGAATTCAAAAAATTATCCAAAAATTGAAAAAAATGATTTTTACATAAGCAATATCGACAATATTCCGGATTCGTATGAGAACGGTTTTATAATTGAAATTCCGGTCTTTGATAAGAGCAATAGTCAAAAAGGTTCTATTTGCGCATCTATAAAATTGAGCGACTTTACGGAACACCTCAAAAATATCAAAATTGGAAAAAAAGGCTCAATAATAATTCTTGATGGCGATGGCAGATTTATCACGAGCAGCAACGACAAACTGATTGGGAATAAATACTTTCCTTCTAACAAAAAATACAATGCTTTTTCTTCAGAATACATCGCAAACGCACATGCTGGAAAAATTGAATCGGTTTCTACAAAAGGTGAAATAATAGATTTACTTTTTTCAAAAATTAAAGAAACTCAATGGACAATCGGAGTTGTGCTTCCAAAAGCCGACATTCAAAGAATGTACGAAAAAAATCATAATACAAAAAAGATAATTTTTACCCTTACCTTTTCATTTATATTTATTCTTTTATTGATTGAAATAAAAAAGTTGAGTTATTTTGAGAAAAAACAATTTTTTATCAAGTTTCATGATCCGCTGACTCATTTATGGACACGCCAGCATTTTGAAAAAAAGGCGACAAAAATTTTAAAAGCAGACAGGGATTCTAAGTTTATGCTCGTTGAATGCGATATTCGCGGATTTAAATTTATCAATCAGAACTACGGCGAAAAAGGTGCGGACAAACTGCTTGTATTTTTTGCAAATATGCTTAACGAGTTTGCACAGGAATCTTGCGGAATTATTGGGCACGGATACGCAGACCATTTTTATGGATTTTTTAAGGTCGATTTGATACAAAAGACGATGTCTGTTTTTAAAGCAAATCTCGAAAAAGTTACTAAAGAAGCGAAATCATATGACATACCGTTTTTTGCGAAATTTGGAATTTCATTTTATATGCCGGAAAACGCAAACGATAAAATCACAATAAAAGAACTGATAGGACAAGCTTCATTTGCTAAAAGCACGATCAAAGACAATCTTTTAACGCAGTATTCCGTTTACAATTCCAGACTTCTCAAAAAAATCAATGAAGAGCGTTTTATTGAAAGCCAGATGCTTCAAGCGCTGGAAAAAGAACAATTTTTTGTAATGTATCAACCAAAAATTTCTCTTATAGATGAAAAAGTTGTAGGTGCAGAAGCTCTTGTAAGATGGAAAAGTCCTGAGCTTGGGCTTTTGTTGCCATCAAAATTCATACCGCTTTTTGAACAAAATGGATTTATAGTCAGGCTAGATTTTTTTGTATATGAATGTGTATTTAAGTTTTTGAGCAAGCAGATAAAAAATGGCAAAAAAATTATTCCGATTTCCATAAATATGTCTCGCAACCACAATAAACCTGAAAAGTTTATGCACGATTTTCTTGAACTGTTTAGAAAATATGATGTTCCGGCTGACTATATTCAACTTGAGGTGATTGAACGCTCATTTATGGACAACAACACTCTTAGAGAGATAACGACATTGCTCCACAAAGAAGGTTTTTCAGTTGCGATGGATGACTTTGGAAGCGGAGAATCTTCTCTGAATATGCTGACAAAAATTCCTGTCGACGTTCTTAAATTTGACAGGGATTTTCTTGAATCTTCAACAAACGAAGACGGAGCGCTCGACGATAAAGCTGCCGGTTTTATAAAAATTTTGGTAGACTTGAGCAAAAACCTTGAAAAGAAAACTGTATTTGAAGGCGTTGAAACTCAGCAGCAGCGAGATTTTTTGAAGTCGATTGAATGCGATCAAGCTCAAGGATTTTTCTATTCACGCCCACTTTCCGAAGAGGATTTTCTCAAGTTCATCGGGGAACATAGTTAG
- a CDS encoding YitT family protein: protein MKFSFRQFVVPNLRKRLAFMLPAVILMGFFISLLIEVDWGIDPASFMNLNISHAIGLSLGNTGVIVYGLMLIFTFIFGHYMIGFGTIANMVLIGYTADFCRWIWATTGFHEFIQDGIFEIRLAIFIISIVSFVITAAIYMNAQLGIAPYDASAAIIAKWMPKIPYFIVRITWDFATVGIGVVAAQFSPDGMQGSLIGSIVMSILIGPAVQLIEKPLRKIL, encoded by the coding sequence ATGAAATTTTCTTTTAGACAATTTGTTGTCCCAAATCTTAGAAAACGACTTGCATTTATGCTGCCTGCTGTTATTTTGATGGGCTTTTTTATATCGCTTTTGATTGAAGTCGATTGGGGCATTGACCCTGCAAGTTTTATGAACTTGAATATTTCACATGCAATCGGACTTTCACTTGGAAATACTGGTGTAATTGTCTACGGACTGATGTTGATTTTTACTTTTATTTTTGGTCACTATATGATAGGTTTTGGAACGATTGCAAATATGGTTTTAATTGGCTATACTGCTGACTTCTGCCGGTGGATATGGGCAACGACTGGATTTCACGAATTTATTCAAGATGGAATTTTTGAAATTCGCCTTGCTATCTTCATAATCTCAATTGTAAGTTTTGTTATCACGGCTGCAATCTATATGAATGCACAGCTTGGTATTGCGCCTTATGATGCTTCCGCTGCGATTATCGCGAAATGGATGCCAAAAATACCTTATTTTATTGTCCGTATCACTTGGGATTTTGCAACAGTCGGAATCGGAGTTGTCGCTGCACAATTTTCTCCCGATGGAATGCAAGGTTCACTGATAGGTTCAATTGTAATGTCAATTTTGATAGGCCCTGCTGTCCAGCTTATTGAAAAGCCTCTCAGGAAAATTTTGTAA
- a CDS encoding Mrp/NBP35 family ATP-binding protein, whose translation MAECSHDCGTCGETCEKKDFQVSLHKGSSVKKVIGILSGKGGVGKSLVTSLLASKVNKDGFRSAILDADITGPSIPESFGVGEVRAESVEGQEALKPVVTDSGIQLMSMNFLLQNETDPVIWRGPVIAGAVKQFWTDVIWHDVDFMFVDMPPGTGDVPLTVFQSLPVDGIIVVSSPQQLVRVIVEKAVNMANMMNIPILGIVENMSYVKCPECGKEITVFGKSNIDEVAKNFNIPVLARIPMEESTSRAVDAGDIESLDIPELEVAAAKIESLLQK comes from the coding sequence ATGGCTGAATGCTCACATGATTGCGGTACATGCGGTGAAACGTGCGAAAAAAAAGATTTCCAAGTTAGTTTGCATAAAGGTAGCTCCGTTAAAAAAGTTATCGGAATTCTCAGCGGCAAGGGAGGAGTTGGCAAATCTCTTGTGACAAGTCTTCTTGCAAGCAAAGTAAATAAAGATGGATTTAGATCGGCAATCCTCGACGCTGATATAACCGGTCCTTCAATCCCTGAAAGTTTTGGGGTAGGCGAAGTTCGTGCAGAATCGGTAGAAGGTCAGGAAGCGTTAAAACCTGTAGTTACAGATTCCGGTATCCAGCTTATGTCTATGAATTTCTTGCTTCAGAATGAAACAGATCCTGTTATATGGCGTGGACCTGTCATTGCAGGTGCGGTAAAGCAGTTCTGGACAGATGTAATCTGGCACGATGTAGATTTTATGTTTGTTGATATGCCTCCGGGAACAGGAGACGTTCCTCTTACAGTATTTCAGTCGCTGCCTGTAGACGGAATCATAGTAGTTTCATCTCCACAGCAGCTTGTCCGCGTCATTGTAGAAAAAGCTGTAAACATGGCAAACATGATGAATATTCCAATTCTCGGAATTGTAGAAAACATGAGTTATGTGAAATGCCCTGAATGCGGCAAAGAAATCACAGTGTTTGGAAAAAGCAATATCGATGAAGTTGCAAAAAATTTCAATATTCCGGTCCTTGCGCGCATTCCAATGGAAGAATCAACAAGCCGCGCTGTCGATGCAGGAGATATTGAAAGCCTTGATATTCCTGAACTTGAAGTCGCCGCCGCTAAAATTGAATCGCTTTTACAAAAATAA
- a CDS encoding Trp family transcriptional regulator, translating to MDKNEKETSENKIYASYIEETIRELCHLLKVADDEEFTYQFFVNLFTKPELKDFANRWLLVKEIDKGTTQRDIAKKFNMSLCKITRGSKILHDGDSAFRKMLEMLKNS from the coding sequence GTGGATAAAAACGAAAAAGAAACATCGGAAAACAAAATATACGCTTCGTATATAGAAGAAACGATTCGTGAATTGTGCCATCTTTTGAAGGTTGCAGACGATGAAGAATTTACGTACCAATTTTTTGTTAATCTCTTTACTAAACCGGAATTAAAAGATTTTGCAAACAGATGGCTTTTAGTTAAAGAGATTGACAAGGGCACCACTCAGCGTGACATCGCAAAAAAGTTCAATATGTCGCTGTGCAAAATCACGCGTGGTTCCAAAATCTTGCACGACGGCGACAGTGCATTTAGAAAAATGCTCGAAATGCTCAAAAATAGCTAA
- a CDS encoding ankyrin repeat domain-containing protein — MNKISTLLILTLIFLLGSCASSQKKKTPQELLREGNIAAAKNEFVTPSDINAVDEDGNTVLHLAAKIDNPDLITYFILKGADPEIKNNKGDTPLHVAVKNYCLKSASALAAVSDTLFSRDADGMTALDLGLQSDDEYYDIFITTKAGEVRDLNGQTIVHYFVKAKNLKGIVQCIKKGIPISVKDDSGKTPLDVAFQNIDDEESVEIAAELIMGGAEQVDTEFSYFQDAISVRNVNMRFDDSQTPLHIAAIYGHNAIAKYLLVNNADTSVQDSSGATPLHEAVRYGNIEIVKSLLNAGADVNAKDNIGKTPVMLIIPRDKIEDIYELLVKYRANLLQKDMFGDTVLHTATMLNVGLKTLEFLVKNGADVNARNKEGVTPLAIAVQKGDIVSVKYLTMNKADIHTQDTHANTPLSMALAGSDEMLEAVVVSSNVVSQDSDGNTPLHIALMTDAPLSKIKYIVSLATDVNERNRDGNSALFLAVMKNRQKVGEILLAKNADIFSTNTNNNSPLRIALKYGGTIQNWLITSQTISSKDGSGNSVLHYAAEWKYANAIKSLVTKGADINAKNANGETPLFNAAKTNDPTIIQVVVDCGANINARDNLGSTPLHTAVRWDALESVSKLLLLGININAQNTAGKSALAEAVIAGKYEIAKNLLESDADPNICDSTGVTILMDAIRGNNVDDVALLLEYGANPNVQEINGRNSYHEAAYSGNKDIIKLIRDAGGDPLSRDKQGNTPFSIVLNKNIDIIKEVLGTKYTITDSDGNTPVHIVVRNKMSGNLLRFLISTGYPIDTRNSSGYTPLSYAIEMNDVKTAEILLEHGANPFQMIDRKGKNGVSIALEQEDKNMIANIVKYAGSMTDVKGNTILHYAAKTCSESMVRNLISYGIDKTVSNVSGDTAYTIAVRWKRPEIAALLK; from the coding sequence ATGAATAAAATATCAACACTTTTAATATTAACCCTTATTTTTTTATTGGGCAGTTGTGCCTCGTCTCAAAAGAAGAAAACTCCGCAGGAGTTGTTGCGCGAAGGGAATATTGCAGCGGCTAAAAACGAATTTGTTACACCTTCAGATATCAACGCTGTAGATGAAGATGGAAATACTGTTTTGCATCTTGCCGCAAAGATTGATAATCCTGACTTGATCACTTACTTTATTTTGAAAGGTGCGGATCCTGAAATAAAAAATAATAAAGGCGACACGCCGCTTCACGTTGCTGTAAAAAATTATTGTTTAAAATCAGCTTCTGCACTTGCCGCAGTTAGCGACACTCTTTTTTCTCGCGATGCTGATGGTATGACAGCGCTCGATTTAGGGCTTCAATCTGATGATGAATATTACGATATTTTTATAACGACAAAAGCCGGCGAAGTGCGCGATTTAAATGGTCAGACAATCGTGCATTATTTTGTAAAAGCAAAAAATCTCAAAGGGATTGTTCAGTGCATTAAAAAAGGAATTCCGATTTCTGTAAAAGATGATAGCGGAAAAACTCCGCTCGATGTTGCGTTTCAGAATATCGATGATGAAGAATCTGTTGAAATTGCGGCTGAGCTTATCATGGGCGGTGCAGAGCAAGTCGATACGGAATTCTCATACTTTCAAGATGCAATCAGCGTCAGAAACGTAAATATGCGTTTTGACGATAGTCAGACACCCCTTCATATCGCTGCGATTTACGGCCACAATGCGATTGCAAAGTACCTTCTTGTAAACAATGCCGACACAAGCGTTCAAGACAGTTCTGGAGCAACTCCGCTTCATGAAGCTGTTCGCTACGGAAATATTGAAATTGTAAAATCGCTTTTGAACGCCGGCGCAGATGTAAATGCAAAAGACAATATAGGGAAGACTCCTGTAATGCTGATTATTCCGCGTGATAAAATCGAAGACATTTACGAACTGCTCGTAAAGTATCGTGCAAATCTTCTTCAAAAAGATATGTTCGGCGATACTGTTTTGCACACAGCTACAATGCTAAACGTAGGTCTAAAGACATTGGAATTCCTTGTAAAAAATGGAGCTGATGTAAATGCCCGCAATAAAGAAGGCGTTACGCCGCTTGCAATTGCTGTTCAAAAAGGCGACATAGTTTCTGTAAAATATCTTACGATGAACAAAGCCGATATCCACACGCAGGATACTCACGCAAATACTCCTCTTTCAATGGCTCTCGCAGGCTCAGACGAGATGCTTGAAGCTGTTGTCGTAAGCTCAAACGTAGTTTCTCAAGATTCCGATGGAAATACACCTCTTCACATAGCTTTGATGACAGATGCTCCTCTTTCGAAAATTAAATACATCGTAAGCCTTGCGACAGATGTGAACGAACGAAACAGAGACGGTAATTCAGCCCTTTTTCTGGCTGTTATGAAAAATCGACAAAAAGTAGGTGAGATTCTTCTAGCTAAAAATGCCGATATTTTTTCAACAAACACAAATAACAATTCTCCGTTGCGAATTGCGCTTAAATACGGCGGAACAATCCAAAACTGGCTTATCACTTCGCAGACAATTTCTTCTAAAGACGGAAGCGGAAATTCAGTTCTTCACTATGCAGCGGAATGGAAATATGCAAACGCAATCAAGAGCCTTGTCACAAAAGGCGCAGATATCAATGCAAAAAATGCAAATGGAGAAACTCCGTTATTCAATGCGGCAAAGACAAACGATCCTACCATAATTCAAGTTGTGGTAGACTGCGGCGCAAATATCAACGCTCGCGATAATCTTGGAAGTACGCCTCTTCATACTGCTGTGCGATGGGACGCTTTGGAATCTGTTTCAAAACTTTTGTTGCTCGGAATAAATATCAATGCACAAAATACAGCTGGTAAGTCGGCACTTGCAGAAGCAGTTATCGCTGGAAAATATGAAATAGCAAAAAATCTGCTTGAAAGCGATGCAGACCCGAATATATGCGATTCGACAGGTGTGACAATTTTGATGGACGCAATTCGCGGTAATAATGTAGATGATGTGGCACTTTTGCTTGAGTACGGGGCAAATCCTAATGTTCAGGAAATCAACGGACGCAATTCTTACCATGAAGCCGCATATTCAGGAAACAAAGATATAATCAAATTGATTCGAGATGCCGGCGGCGATCCACTTTCGAGAGATAAACAAGGCAATACTCCGTTCTCGATTGTCTTAAATAAAAATATAGATATCATCAAAGAAGTTCTTGGAACAAAATATACGATTACAGACAGCGACGGCAACACACCTGTTCACATTGTCGTGCGGAACAAAATGTCAGGAAATCTTTTAAGGTTTTTGATATCGACAGGTTATCCGATAGATACAAGAAACTCATCAGGATATACTCCGTTATCTTATGCAATCGAGATGAACGATGTAAAAACGGCTGAGATTCTCCTTGAACATGGCGCAAATCCGTTCCAGATGATAGATAGAAAAGGTAAAAATGGAGTTTCAATCGCTCTCGAACAAGAAGACAAAAATATGATTGCAAATATTGTAAAATATGCGGGCAGCATGACTGATGTAAAAGGCAACACGATTTTGCACTACGCAGCAAAAACTTGCTCTGAATCAATGGTGCGAAATTTGATTTCGTATGGAATAGATAAAACAGTCAGCAACGTTTCTGGAGATACTGCATACACAATCGCAGTGAGATGGAAAAGACCTGAAATTGCTGCATTGTTGAAATAG
- a CDS encoding rhodanese-like domain-containing protein: MKKYYIALIVLLMAIIPCCAKSSKKDAFVMTFRSVSMAEGLKLMSQDNDYVLLDVRRPAEYAEGHIPGAILHTNELMTKENTELLLKNKDRTICVYCRSGRRSKDASKKLVSYGYTNVIEIGGINDYSGELRQGL, from the coding sequence ATGAAAAAATACTATATTGCACTTATAGTTTTATTGATGGCTATAATACCTTGTTGTGCAAAATCTTCAAAAAAGGATGCGTTTGTAATGACTTTTAGATCTGTTTCGATGGCTGAAGGTTTAAAACTTATGTCTCAAGATAATGATTATGTTTTGCTCGATGTAAGACGCCCTGCCGAATATGCTGAAGGTCATATTCCCGGTGCAATACTGCACACAAATGAATTGATGACAAAAGAAAATACAGAACTTTTATTGAAAAACAAAGACCGGACTATCTGTGTTTATTGCAGAAGCGGTCGGCGAAGCAAAGACGCAAGCAAAAAACTTGTGAGCTACGGCTATACAAACGTGATAGAAATCGGTGGAATCAACGATTATTCTGGGGAATTGCGACAAGGATTGTAA
- a CDS encoding methyl-accepting chemotaxis protein: MKNNAMLPPRKIWILDLLANLGWVVTNTITSSIVGISENRLTIMTSKTFIICFIILLLAPFLKPLFLFPAIKNWENDIQKAKRNIKLYENLLVFIPVFVGVFGAVILAFEVGLNKNPNAFLAFVFLTIGNILIVATFWGSYVLLAFEKWVSPIPFDEKSLGLSLNMRIIIISMTTFSSVILISLSPIVRMNDQNLYIVLTTKTLPFAIISSFISIFILASVATRTQKEIKKLMRSFVKLADGDYLHEEIIIETRDEISLLVKKYNSFLNFNKNFLKTLIDAVAISRQTSQELSSNMQGTSKAVKDITENIAIVVEHMDNQANAVMATQAAIEQIERNLDSLDKNITNQSASVIECVSTIEEMTSSIKSVDKVINQNMESIDELKKSSEDGNKAVSGTAEIVKIVTENSEGLLEATNVIQNIANQTNLLAMNAAIEAAHAGETGKGFAVVADEIRKLAEESGSQGKHITTVLKELKVKIETLVASTSELEEKFRRILELLGLVHDRSTEIMNAMNEQSSGSTQVLQAIKDINNITEQVKGGSDEMVSGNKEVAQETKKLVETSDDINSSMKNITSSVEKISQSVQLVLNSGENEKQAIEKIAMQLAELKV, from the coding sequence ATGAAAAATAATGCTATGTTGCCTCCGAGAAAAATTTGGATACTTGATTTACTTGCTAATCTTGGATGGGTTGTAACAAACACAATTACTAGTTCGATTGTCGGAATCAGTGAAAATCGTCTGACAATTATGACTTCAAAGACTTTTATAATTTGTTTTATAATTTTACTGCTCGCCCCGTTTTTGAAGCCGCTGTTTCTTTTCCCTGCTATAAAAAATTGGGAAAATGATATACAAAAAGCAAAACGCAATATTAAGCTGTATGAAAATCTTTTGGTTTTCATACCGGTGTTTGTCGGAGTTTTCGGCGCTGTTATACTTGCTTTTGAAGTAGGGCTTAATAAAAACCCTAACGCATTTTTAGCGTTTGTCTTTTTAACAATCGGCAATATTTTAATTGTGGCAACTTTTTGGGGTTCGTATGTGCTTTTAGCTTTTGAAAAATGGGTTTCTCCTATCCCATTTGATGAAAAGTCTTTGGGACTTTCTTTGAATATGAGAATCATCATCATATCTATGACGACTTTTTCTTCTGTAATTTTAATATCTTTGTCGCCAATAGTGCGTATGAATGATCAGAATTTGTATATCGTGTTGACAACAAAGACTCTGCCGTTTGCCATTATAAGTTCTTTTATCTCAATCTTTATCTTAGCTTCTGTTGCAACTAGAACCCAAAAAGAAATTAAAAAGCTAATGCGGAGTTTTGTGAAACTTGCAGACGGAGATTACCTGCACGAAGAAATAATTATAGAGACACGCGATGAAATTTCTTTGCTTGTAAAAAAATACAACAGTTTTTTAAATTTCAATAAAAACTTTTTAAAGACTTTGATAGACGCTGTCGCAATTTCCAGACAAACGTCGCAAGAATTGTCATCAAATATGCAGGGCACGTCTAAAGCTGTTAAAGATATAACGGAAAATATTGCTATCGTTGTCGAACACATGGACAATCAGGCAAATGCAGTTATGGCAACTCAGGCAGCGATAGAACAGATTGAGCGAAACCTCGATTCCCTTGACAAAAACATCACAAACCAATCAGCTTCTGTGATTGAATGTGTCTCTACAATTGAAGAGATGACATCGAGCATAAAATCTGTAGACAAAGTTATAAATCAGAATATGGAGTCTATCGATGAACTGAAAAAATCTTCAGAAGACGGCAACAAAGCTGTTTCAGGAACAGCCGAAATTGTAAAGATTGTCACTGAAAATTCCGAGGGACTTTTGGAAGCGACAAATGTCATTCAAAACATCGCAAACCAGACAAACCTTCTTGCAATGAATGCGGCGATTGAAGCGGCTCATGCCGGAGAAACAGGAAAAGGTTTTGCAGTTGTTGCAGATGAAATCAGAAAACTTGCAGAGGAGTCCGGTTCACAGGGAAAACACATCACTACTGTTTTAAAAGAGCTAAAGGTAAAAATAGAAACCCTTGTTGCTTCAACGTCAGAATTGGAAGAGAAATTTAGAAGGATTCTTGAACTTTTGGGACTTGTTCACGACAGAAGTACCGAAATTATGAACGCGATGAATGAACAAAGCTCGGGAAGTACTCAGGTTTTGCAGGCAATTAAAGATATAAACAACATCACGGAGCAGGTAAAAGGCGGCTCGGACGAAATGGTTTCAGGTAACAAAGAAGTTGCGCAGGAAACTAAAAAGCTTGTAGAGACTTCCGACGACATCAATTCGAGCATGAAAAATATCACTTCAAGTGTAGAAAAGATATCTCAGTCAGTACAGCTTGTATTAAATTCTGGAGAAAACGAAAAGCAGGCGATTGAAAAAATTGCTATGCAGCTGGCTGAACTTAAAGTGTAG